One genomic segment of Fusobacterium sp. IOR10 includes these proteins:
- the folE gene encoding GTP cyclohydrolase I FolE: MQIKLAFENILSELDREKKYINEEVFKNTPSRMEEFYTEFFSGLKINPYDFLKNYIPTNNNDIIIEKNISFYSMCEHHLLPFFGKISIAYIPNKKIIGFGDIIKVIEAFSKRPQLQERLTENIVETIFKGLDCKGVYLFIEAEHLCMTMRGVKKPGSKIVTVGTRGIFEKDTSKRLEIATLLKK, from the coding sequence ATGCAAATTAAACTAGCTTTTGAAAATATCTTATCAGAACTTGATAGAGAAAAAAAATATATTAATGAAGAAGTATTTAAAAATACTCCTTCAAGAATGGAGGAATTTTACACTGAATTTTTTTCTGGATTAAAGATTAATCCCTATGATTTTTTAAAAAATTATATTCCAACAAATAATAATGATATTATTATTGAAAAAAACATTTCTTTTTACTCAATGTGCGAACATCATTTATTACCTTTTTTTGGAAAAATATCAATAGCTTATATTCCAAATAAAAAAATAATAGGATTTGGTGACATTATTAAAGTGATAGAAGCTTTTTCAAAAAGGCCTCAATTACAAGAAAGATTAACAGAAAATATTGTTGAAACTATTTTTAAAGGATTAGACTGTAAGGGAGTTTATCTTTTTATTGAAGCAGAGCATTTATGTATGACTATGCGTGGGGTAAAAAAACCTGGTTCTAAAATAGTTACTGTTGGGACTAGAGGTATTTTTGAAAAAGATACCAGTAAGCGTTTAGAGATAGCCACACTTTTAAAAAAATAG
- the folK gene encoding 2-amino-4-hydroxy-6-hydroxymethyldihydropteridine diphosphokinase yields the protein MDKIIIKNLELIGNHGVFKEEKILGQKFIISVEMQTDTYLAAKSDNLNYSTNYGMVANDIENLFSNNSFNLIETCAEKIAEMILLNYNLVNNVIVSIKKPWAPIQKHFDFVSVEISRKWHRVFLSLGSNIGDKKRNLSEAINLIEELPNTHVNKISTFINTEPYGLKEQDDFVNTCIEIKTLFSPHDLLDNLLNIEKKMGRVRTIKWGPRLIDIDIILFDDLVIQDNNLAIPHPYMCDRIFVLTPLKEIAPNIIHPLEKKTISFLENLLNRNVYDQ from the coding sequence ATGGATAAAATAATAATTAAAAACCTAGAACTTATAGGAAATCACGGAGTTTTTAAAGAAGAAAAAATATTAGGACAAAAATTTATAATTTCAGTGGAAATGCAAACAGACACTTATCTTGCTGCTAAAAGCGACAATTTAAACTATTCTACTAATTATGGAATGGTAGCTAATGACATTGAAAATTTATTTTCAAATAATTCCTTTAATTTAATTGAAACATGTGCAGAGAAAATAGCTGAAATGATTTTGTTAAATTATAATTTAGTAAATAACGTCATTGTTAGTATTAAAAAACCATGGGCTCCTATACAAAAACATTTTGATTTTGTTAGTGTGGAGATCTCTAGAAAATGGCATAGGGTATTTTTATCTTTAGGTTCTAACATTGGAGATAAAAAAAGAAATCTTTCTGAGGCTATAAATTTAATTGAAGAGCTTCCTAATACACATGTTAATAAAATCAGCACTTTTATTAATACAGAACCTTATGGGTTAAAAGAACAAGATGATTTCGTTAATACTTGTATTGAAATTAAAACTCTTTTTTCTCCACATGACTTGTTAGATAATTTATTAAATATCGAAAAAAAAATGGGAAGAGTAAGAACTATTAAATGGGGACCAAGATTAATTGATATTGATATTATTCTTTTTGATGATCTAGTTATTCAAGATAATAATTTAGCTATCCCTCATCCTTATATGTGTGATAGGATTTTTGTTTTAACACCTTTAAAAGAAATTGCTCCTAATATCATTCATCCATTGGAGAAAAAAACTATTTCATTTTTAGAAAATCTTTTAAATAGAAATGTATATGATCAATAA
- a CDS encoding DEAD/DEAH box helicase, with amino-acid sequence MFKEIELKNLYRGSVPFFLSQLKGGTIFLCSSNKDINDYYNTIIDWYHGKILKIDDIENENDEYRKKYNFLELLKKEENYIVLVSLKFLLSNFFLSEELISLKIGDNINFKMLETKLIENGYKKTYLIEKPLEYSIRGDILDIYSLSKEDPIRIESFGDEIDRLTYFDTNTQKSIDNVDSIDMYIDKNKEKEYNFLEILEQLNNKKINFYLENLEILDYKLENFILKNRDKEMYYRKIYEKILEKSEKIKSKRLDIDDIKEYNNIDKIKQEGKNNKIIILSNEKKRYDDIFKNYKNIVIKDYPHFEGFYYRDTLVLTDREIKGIRVKKEIKIKKSLKYDNINQIRENDFIIHENYGVGKYLGIEIIKGKDYLMIQYAGEDKLYVPIENLNKIEKYISELGKTPEIYNLGRKGFKRKRLKLEEEIKKFAKEIINIQAKRKTALGYAFSKDTVWQEEFEELFPYTETKDQLEAINMTKKDMESTLVMDRVICGDVGFGKTEVAMRATFKCVTDEKQVLILAPTTVLAEQHYERFKERFYNYPINISLMSRVKTKKEQQEILKKIYIKGVDVIIGTHRLLSADVKFNDLGLIIVDEEQKFGVKAKEKLKLIKENTDILTLTATPIPRTLNLSLLGIRDISIIKTPPVNRKPIQNMFIDKNKKNIKEIVLKEISREGQVFYVYNSINKMNYKLEELKNILPDFIKIKSIHGKMQPEQIKNIIHDFESGDIDVLLTTTIIENGIDIENANTIIIEGIEKLGLSQIYQLRGRVGRGNRQAYCYLIEDKEKKYNKKTLLRKESIEKIKGVGGGFELSLEDMNIRGAGEILGEKQHGAIESFGFNLYLKLLNEEISNLKGNYEENQEIIVDFKETGFIPKTYIKEYEKINIYKRISKIKTLTDSKEVLNEIRDRFGVVPAPVIKLFENINIKIRAKKIGIIEIKEEKKGIYVIKFDNKKINFNNILSMIKAGKCELYGNDSIKYSKNIREFFKEYEEEKIERI; translated from the coding sequence TTGTTTAAAGAAATAGAATTAAAAAATTTATACAGAGGTTCTGTTCCATTTTTTTTATCCCAACTAAAAGGAGGAACAATTTTTTTATGCTCTTCTAATAAAGATATAAATGATTATTACAATACAATTATAGATTGGTATCATGGTAAAATTTTGAAAATAGACGATATTGAAAATGAAAATGATGAATATAGAAAAAAATATAATTTTTTAGAGTTATTAAAAAAAGAAGAAAATTATATAGTTTTAGTATCATTAAAATTTTTATTATCTAATTTTTTTCTCAGTGAAGAGTTAATTTCTCTAAAAATAGGAGATAATATAAACTTTAAAATGTTAGAGACAAAATTAATAGAAAATGGGTATAAAAAAACTTATTTAATTGAAAAACCACTTGAATATTCTATTAGAGGGGATATATTAGATATTTATTCTTTAAGTAAAGAAGATCCCATAAGAATAGAAAGTTTTGGGGATGAAATAGATAGATTAACATATTTTGATACTAACACCCAAAAAAGTATTGATAATGTTGATTCTATAGATATGTATATAGACAAAAATAAAGAAAAAGAATATAATTTTTTAGAAATATTAGAGCAACTGAATAACAAAAAAATTAATTTTTATTTGGAAAATTTAGAAATATTAGATTATAAACTAGAAAACTTTATTCTTAAAAATAGAGACAAAGAAATGTATTATAGAAAAATTTATGAGAAAATTCTTGAAAAATCTGAGAAAATAAAAAGTAAGAGATTAGATATTGATGATATAAAAGAATATAATAATATTGATAAAATAAAACAAGAAGGGAAAAATAATAAGATAATAATATTATCAAATGAAAAAAAGAGATACGATGACATATTCAAAAATTATAAAAATATAGTAATAAAAGATTACCCTCATTTTGAAGGTTTTTATTATAGGGATACATTAGTATTAACAGACAGGGAAATAAAAGGAATTAGAGTAAAGAAAGAGATTAAAATAAAAAAATCCTTAAAATATGATAATATCAACCAAATAAGAGAAAATGATTTTATTATTCATGAAAATTATGGAGTGGGAAAATATTTAGGAATAGAAATAATAAAGGGAAAAGATTATTTAATGATTCAATATGCAGGGGAAGATAAGCTATACGTTCCTATAGAAAATTTAAATAAAATAGAAAAATATATATCGGAACTAGGGAAAACTCCAGAAATATATAACCTAGGAAGAAAAGGATTTAAGAGAAAAAGATTAAAATTAGAAGAAGAAATAAAGAAATTTGCAAAGGAAATTATAAACATTCAAGCTAAAAGAAAAACAGCATTAGGTTATGCTTTTTCAAAAGATACAGTTTGGCAAGAAGAGTTTGAAGAATTATTCCCATATACAGAAACTAAAGATCAGCTAGAAGCAATAAATATGACTAAAAAGGATATGGAATCTACATTGGTTATGGACAGAGTTATTTGTGGAGATGTTGGTTTTGGTAAGACTGAGGTTGCTATGAGAGCCACATTTAAATGTGTTACTGACGAGAAGCAAGTTTTGATATTAGCTCCAACAACTGTATTAGCAGAGCAACACTACGAACGTTTCAAAGAAAGATTTTATAATTATCCAATAAATATTTCATTAATGAGCAGAGTTAAAACAAAGAAAGAGCAGCAAGAAATATTAAAAAAAATATATATAAAAGGGGTTGATGTAATAATTGGAACCCATAGGTTATTATCAGCAGATGTTAAATTTAATGATTTAGGATTAATTATAGTTGATGAAGAACAAAAATTTGGTGTGAAAGCTAAAGAAAAATTAAAACTAATTAAAGAAAATACTGATATTTTAACTCTAACAGCCACTCCAATTCCTAGAACATTGAATTTATCTCTTTTAGGTATAAGGGATATTTCAATAATAAAGACTCCCCCTGTAAACAGAAAACCAATACAAAATATGTTTATAGACAAAAATAAAAAGAATATAAAAGAGATAGTTCTTAAGGAAATATCTAGAGAAGGGCAGGTTTTTTATGTTTATAATTCAATTAATAAAATGAATTACAAATTAGAAGAATTGAAAAATATCTTACCTGATTTTATAAAAATAAAATCCATTCATGGAAAAATGCAACCAGAGCAAATAAAAAATATAATTCATGATTTTGAAAGTGGAGATATAGATGTTTTATTAACAACAACTATCATAGAAAATGGGATAGATATAGAAAATGCAAATACTATTATAATAGAGGGAATAGAAAAATTAGGTTTATCTCAAATATATCAGCTAAGGGGAAGAGTTGGCAGAGGAAATAGACAAGCCTACTGTTATCTAATTGAAGATAAAGAAAAAAAATATAATAAAAAAACCCTATTGAGGAAAGAAAGTATAGAAAAGATAAAAGGAGTTGGTGGAGGCTTTGAATTATCTTTAGAAGATATGAATATAAGAGGAGCAGGAGAAATTTTAGGAGAAAAACAGCATGGGGCAATTGAGAGTTTTGGATTTAATTTATATTTAAAATTATTAAATGAAGAAATTTCAAATCTAAAAGGAAACTATGAAGAAAATCAAGAAATTATAGTTGATTTTAAAGAAACAGGATTTATACCTAAAACTTATATAAAAGAATATGAAAAAATAAATATTTATAAAAGAATTAGTAAAATAAAAACTTTAACTGATAGTAAAGAAGTCTTAAATGAAATCAGAGATAGATTTGGTGTTGTACCAGCTCCAGTTATAAAATTATTTGAAAATATTAATATCAAAATTAGAGCTAAAAAAATAGGAATAATAGAAATAAAAGAAGAAAAAAAAGGCATATATGTTATAAAGTTTGATAATAAAAAAATTAATTTTAATAATATTTTATCAATGATTAAAGCTGGTAAATGTGAATTATATGGAAATGATTCTATAAAATATTCAAAGAATATTAGAGAATTTTTTAAAGAATATGAGGAGGAAAAAATTGAAAGAATTTGA
- a CDS encoding S4 domain-containing protein has translation MRLDKFLKISRIIKRRPVAKVVVDSGKAKINGRVAKSGTKVKVNDILELEYYDKFFKFQILEVPLGNVTKDRSGDLAKILEVKDLKIESKEN, from the coding sequence ATGAGATTAGATAAATTTTTAAAAATAAGTAGAATCATAAAAAGAAGGCCTGTTGCCAAAGTAGTTGTTGACAGCGGAAAAGCTAAAATAAATGGAAGAGTAGCTAAATCTGGAACAAAAGTAAAAGTAAATGATATTTTAGAATTAGAATATTATGATAAATTTTTTAAATTTCAGATACTAGAGGTTCCTTTAGGAAATGTAACTAAAGACAGAAGTGGAGATTTAGCAAAAATTTTAGAAGTTAAAGATTTAAAAATAGAAAGTAAGGAGAATTAA
- the mazG gene encoding nucleoside triphosphate pyrophosphohydrolase — protein MKEFDRLIEIMDILRGKNGCPWDMKQTRESLKGDFLEEVYEVLEAMDIGGDNLKGELGDLLLHIVFQAKISDEKEEFNIKDVVQGINNKLIRRHPHIFKKAESISEEDVIKNWEVIKNTEKEIKERKYILDGIPKHLPPLLRAQKIQEKVSIYGFDWENKEDVFFKVQEEIEEVKLAIKNKDTENLEEEIGDLLFSLTNYARHCGLNIDTIMRKSNDKFEKRFNYIEDNCNIKDSDLKVMEKLWEKSKF, from the coding sequence TTGAAAGAATTTGATAGGCTAATAGAAATTATGGATATTTTAAGGGGAAAGAATGGGTGTCCTTGGGATATGAAACAAACGAGAGAAAGCTTAAAGGGTGATTTCTTAGAAGAAGTTTATGAAGTATTGGAGGCAATGGATATTGGGGGAGACAATTTAAAAGGTGAACTGGGAGACCTTTTATTACATATTGTTTTTCAAGCAAAAATTTCAGATGAAAAGGAAGAATTCAATATAAAAGATGTAGTTCAAGGAATAAACAATAAACTAATAAGAAGACATCCTCATATATTTAAAAAAGCAGAATCAATAAGTGAGGAAGATGTTATAAAAAATTGGGAAGTAATAAAAAATACAGAAAAAGAAATTAAAGAAAGAAAATATATTTTAGATGGAATACCAAAACATTTGCCACCTTTATTAAGAGCTCAAAAAATTCAAGAAAAGGTAAGTATATATGGATTTGATTGGGAAAATAAAGAAGATGTTTTTTTTAAGGTACAAGAGGAGATTGAAGAAGTAAAACTAGCAATAAAAAATAAAGATACAGAAAATTTAGAAGAAGAGATTGGGGATTTGTTGTTTTCATTGACAAATTATGCAAGACACTGTGGATTGAATATAGATACGATAATGAGAAAATCAAATGATAAATTTGAAAAAAGATTTAATTACATTGAAGATAATTGTAATATAAAAGATTCAGATTTAAAAGTAATGGAAAAATTATGGGAAAAATCAAAATTTTAA